Proteins encoded together in one Mus pahari chromosome 9, PAHARI_EIJ_v1.1, whole genome shotgun sequence window:
- the Spic gene encoding transcription factor Spi-C, translating into MNNEHRNYMAIINPHPHLRGNANYYGMLPTENPLYDWRAVTNGSTDLYLEGGFHQSVQNVAESQLVQAPFFQQRGGRGRRKLRLFEYLFESLCNSEMVSCIQWVDKARGVFQFISKNKEALAELWGKRKGNRKPMTYQKMARALRNYARTGEIIKIRRKLTYQFSEAVLQRLAPAHYLGKDPFYPQYGQPDQGYLSLNHWNANHYAHASYQS; encoded by the exons ATGAATAATG AACATAGAAATTACATGGCTATCATTAACCCTCATCCTCACCTCAGAGGCAACGCTAACTACTATGGAATGTTACCCACAGAGAACCCCCTCTATGACTGGAGAGCTGTAACA AACGGTTCTACAGACCTGTATTTGGAAGGAGGCTTCCATCAATCCGTACAGAACGTAGCTGAAAGCCAGCTGGTGCAAGCCCCCTTCTTCcagcaaaggggaggaagag GCAGGAGGAAGCTTCGGCTATTTGAATACCTTTTCGAATCCCTGTGCAATTCAGAGATGGTGTCTTGTATTCAGTGGGTCGACAAAGCCAGAGGCGTCTTTCAGTTcatatcaaaaaacaaagaagcactCGCTGAActctggggaaagagaaaaggcaacCGGAAACCCATGACTTACCAGAAGATGGCCAGAGCCCTGAGGAATTATGCCAGAACTGGGGAGATCATAAAAATCCGGAGAAAGCTGACCTACCAGTTCAGCGAGGCTGTTCTCCAAAGACTTGCTCCAGCTCACTATCTGGGAAAAGACCCTTTCTATCCTCAGTATGGCCAGCCTGATCAGGGCTACCTCAGTTTAAACCACTGGAATGCAAATCACTATGCTCACGCCAGTTACCAGAGCTGA